One stretch of Acropora muricata isolate sample 2 chromosome 12, ASM3666990v1, whole genome shotgun sequence DNA includes these proteins:
- the LOC136893897 gene encoding uncharacterized protein, which yields MAPKDVNVKNEAEVWQRLYVQVTETRRRGRLKVGDKVRLSERVKTFKKGYLPQWTEEVFRIQRVIQGPVLMYKVEEFDGTPVRGTFYTEDLQKVTVDDDMLWRVEKVLKRRRGQVFVRWKGWPSKYDSWIKAA from the coding sequence ATGGCACCCAAGGACGTGAATGTGAAGAACGAAGCGGAGGTATGGCAACGGTTGTACGTGCAAGTCACCGAGACCCGACGACGGGGGCGATTGAAAGTGGGCGACAAGGTGCGACTGAGTGAACGGGTCAAGACGTTCAAGAAAGGTTACTTACCGCAATGGACCGAAGAAGTGTTTAGGATCCAACGCGTGATCCAGGGCCCCGTGTTGATGTACAAAGTCGAAGAATTTGACGGGACCCCCGTCAGGGGTACGTTTTACACGGAGGATTTACAGAAAGTCACGGTAGACGACGACATGTTATGGCGTGTCgaaaaagtacttaaacgacGACGCGGGCAAGTGTTCGTGCGTTGGAAAGGTTGGCCATCCAAATACGACAGTTGGATCAAAGCAGCATGA